In the Micromonospora narathiwatensis genome, one interval contains:
- the qcrA gene encoding cytochrome bc1 complex Rieske iron-sulfur subunit, translated as MSTHIEHQAPQGREPLDVNDPRLSRFDIVQEGARRDDIEIVHYEPQVVAGSKAERRMTRTVATFFLLTGLAATAFLVVYIWWPWQWEPGRGGDKWYTPLLGVTLGIALLAVGFGILTWGKKLLPKEVSIQDRHDQPSSSEDRRITGETMLYMADELGVRRRPLLGASLMAGLAPVGLVAAAPLVGGLIQNPHKNNQMFTTGFKPVDGKKIRLIREDGRPIRPADVSVGGQLTVFPGVDGGVSNKYADSPTLLIHLRDGDAEKSRVANARVGHGDYMWGNFAAFSKICTHAGCPASLFEQQTNRLLCPCHQSQFLITDNAKPVFGPANRPLPQLPIEVDGEGFFVAKSDYTETIGPDFWERP; from the coding sequence ATGAGCACCCATATCGAGCACCAGGCGCCGCAGGGCCGGGAGCCGCTCGACGTGAACGACCCGCGGCTGTCCCGGTTCGACATCGTCCAGGAGGGCGCGCGGCGGGACGACATCGAGATCGTCCACTACGAGCCGCAGGTGGTCGCGGGCAGCAAGGCGGAGCGCCGGATGACCCGTACGGTCGCCACGTTCTTCCTGCTGACCGGCCTGGCCGCCACCGCGTTCCTGGTCGTCTACATCTGGTGGCCGTGGCAGTGGGAGCCGGGCCGCGGCGGTGACAAGTGGTACACCCCGCTGCTCGGCGTGACCCTCGGCATCGCGCTGCTCGCCGTCGGCTTCGGCATCCTCACCTGGGGCAAGAAGCTGCTCCCGAAGGAGGTCTCCATCCAGGACCGGCACGACCAGCCGAGTTCCTCGGAGGACCGCCGGATCACCGGCGAGACGATGCTCTACATGGCCGACGAGCTGGGCGTCCGGCGCCGGCCGCTGCTCGGCGCCTCGCTGATGGCCGGTCTCGCGCCGGTCGGCCTGGTGGCCGCGGCGCCGCTGGTGGGCGGCCTGATCCAGAACCCCCACAAGAACAACCAGATGTTCACCACCGGGTTCAAGCCGGTGGACGGGAAGAAGATCCGGCTGATCCGCGAGGACGGCCGGCCGATCCGCCCGGCGGACGTCAGCGTCGGTGGTCAGCTCACCGTCTTCCCGGGCGTCGACGGCGGCGTCAGCAACAAGTACGCCGACTCGCCGACCCTGCTGATCCACCTGCGGGACGGCGACGCGGAGAAGTCGCGCGTGGCCAACGCCCGGGTCGGGCACGGCGACTACATGTGGGGCAACTTCGCGGCGTTCTCCAAGATCTGCACGCACGCCGGCTGCCCCGCGAGCCTCTTCGAGCAGCAGACCAACCGGCTGCTCTGCCCCTGCCACCAGTCGCAGTTCCTCATCACCGACAACGCCAAGCCGGTCTTCGGCCCGGCGAACCGGCCGCTGCCGCAGCTGCCGATCGAGGTGGACGGGGAGGGCTTCTTCGTGGCGAAGTCCGACTACACCGAAACCATCGGTCCCGACTTCTGGGAGCGGCCATGA
- the ctaE gene encoding aa3-type cytochrome oxidase subunit III: MTAAPAIDKSRIHSLTRPNMVSVGTIVWLSSELMFFAALFAMYFSIRAAAPEQWEKHTEILNIPYATTFTVILVLSSVTCQLGVFAAEKGDVHALRRWFTITFVMGLIFVLGQANEYRNLVHEGVKINADGYGSMFYLTTGFHGLHVTGGLIAFVIFMIRTTMGRFTPAQATSAIVVSYYWHFVDVVWIGLYAMIYWLQ; encoded by the coding sequence GTGACTGCGGCCCCAGCCATTGACAAGAGCCGGATCCACTCTCTGACGCGCCCCAACATGGTCAGCGTCGGGACGATCGTGTGGCTCTCCAGCGAACTCATGTTCTTCGCGGCGCTGTTCGCGATGTACTTCTCGATCCGCGCGGCGGCGCCGGAGCAGTGGGAGAAGCACACCGAGATCCTGAACATCCCCTATGCGACCACCTTCACGGTGATCCTGGTGCTCTCCTCGGTGACCTGCCAGCTCGGTGTCTTCGCGGCCGAGAAGGGTGACGTCCACGCCCTCCGCCGGTGGTTCACGATCACCTTCGTGATGGGTTTGATCTTCGTGCTCGGCCAGGCGAACGAGTACCGCAACCTGGTGCACGAGGGCGTCAAGATCAACGCGGACGGGTACGGGTCGATGTTCTACCTGACCACCGGCTTCCACGGTCTGCACGTGACCGGCGGTCTGATCGCCTTCGTCATCTTCATGATCCGCACCACCATGGGCCGGTTCACCCCGGCGCAGGCCACGTCGGCCATCGTCGTGTCCTACTACTGGCACTTCGTCGACGTCGTGTGGATCGGGCTCTACGCCATGATCTACTGGCTCCAGTGA
- the qcrC gene encoding cytochrome bc1 complex diheme cytochrome c subunit has protein sequence MTSDNDRRRGLLARLRGRPVARSRGRRRLGAAVRLAAALMLAGGAYTVFAPGVQAQDTPPLSAAANEGKALFDVSCVSCHGRNAQGIDGRGPSLIGVGSAAVEFQVSTGRMPMARQEAQAMRKPPSFTDEQVRQLGQYIQELGGGPQVPAGNNLRQNADLATGGELFRINCSQCHAFGGGGGALSSGKYAPSLKPASDRQIYAAMLSGPQNMPVFGDNQISPQEKADIIAYIQETLKADQDQGGFNLGRYGPSTEGVAAFLVGIVALVFASLWIAGKS, from the coding sequence ATGACTTCTGACAACGACCGCCGACGCGGTCTGCTCGCGCGGCTGCGCGGGCGGCCCGTAGCGCGCAGCAGGGGCCGCCGCCGGCTGGGTGCCGCGGTCCGGCTGGCCGCCGCGCTGATGCTGGCCGGCGGCGCCTACACCGTCTTCGCCCCCGGCGTGCAGGCGCAGGACACGCCGCCCCTGAGCGCCGCCGCCAACGAGGGCAAGGCGCTGTTCGACGTGAGCTGTGTGAGCTGTCACGGGCGCAACGCGCAGGGCATCGACGGCCGCGGTCCGAGCCTGATCGGTGTCGGTTCGGCGGCGGTCGAGTTCCAGGTCAGCACCGGTCGGATGCCGATGGCCCGGCAGGAGGCCCAGGCCATGCGCAAGCCGCCGTCGTTCACCGACGAGCAGGTGCGCCAGCTCGGCCAGTACATCCAGGAACTCGGCGGCGGCCCGCAGGTCCCCGCTGGGAACAACCTGCGCCAGAACGCCGACCTGGCCACCGGTGGCGAGCTGTTCCGGATCAACTGCTCGCAGTGCCACGCCTTCGGCGGCGGCGGCGGTGCCCTCTCCTCCGGCAAGTACGCGCCGAGCCTCAAGCCGGCCAGCGACCGGCAGATCTACGCCGCGATGCTGAGCGGCCCGCAGAACATGCCGGTGTTCGGGGACAACCAGATCTCTCCGCAGGAGAAGGCGGACATCATCGCCTACATCCAGGAGACCCTGAAGGCCGACCAGGACCAGGGCGGTTTCAACCTGGGCCGGTACGGCCCGTCGACCGAGGGCGTGGCGGCCTTCCTGGTCGGCATCGTCGCGCTGGTCTTCGCGAGCCTGTGGATTGCGGGCAAGTCGTGA
- the trpD gene encoding anthranilate phosphoribosyltransferase: MGERTWPLLLNALLRGEELSTADTAWAMDEIMTGSASPVQVAGFAVALRAKGETPAELTGLVEAMLGCSVEVELPEEVRATALDVVGTGGDLAHTVNISTMTALVVAGAGVRVVKHGNRAASSSCGTADLLEHLGVPLDLTPEQVARCVAEAGIGFCFAARFHPGMRHAGPVRREVGVPTFFNFLGPLTNPARPRAGAVGCFDLRMAPVMAAVFAARGDSVVVMRGEDGLDEFTTAAPTRVWVAQQGTVREALLDATELGVPRSTLADLRGGDAAYNAGVARRLLAGETGPVRDAVLVNAATALATQGPLDGDLHEALRAGLTRAAESIDSGAAAGVLDRWLEVGRSL, translated from the coding sequence ATGGGCGAACGGACCTGGCCACTGCTGCTCAACGCGCTGCTGCGCGGTGAGGAACTCTCCACCGCCGACACCGCCTGGGCGATGGACGAGATCATGACCGGCTCGGCCAGTCCGGTGCAGGTGGCCGGCTTCGCGGTGGCGCTGCGCGCCAAGGGTGAGACCCCGGCCGAGCTGACCGGCCTGGTGGAGGCGATGCTCGGCTGCTCCGTCGAGGTCGAGCTGCCCGAGGAGGTACGCGCCACCGCGCTCGACGTGGTCGGCACCGGCGGCGACCTCGCGCACACGGTCAACATCTCCACGATGACGGCGCTCGTGGTGGCCGGGGCCGGCGTGCGGGTGGTCAAGCACGGCAACCGGGCCGCCTCCTCGTCCTGCGGCACCGCCGACCTGCTGGAACACCTCGGCGTACCGCTGGACCTGACCCCCGAGCAGGTGGCCCGGTGCGTGGCGGAGGCCGGCATCGGCTTCTGCTTCGCGGCCCGGTTCCACCCGGGGATGCGCCACGCCGGACCGGTCCGGCGGGAGGTCGGCGTACCCACCTTCTTCAACTTCCTCGGCCCGCTGACCAACCCGGCCCGCCCCCGGGCCGGCGCGGTCGGCTGCTTCGACCTGCGGATGGCGCCGGTGATGGCGGCCGTCTTCGCGGCCCGCGGCGACTCGGTGGTCGTGATGCGCGGCGAGGACGGGCTGGACGAGTTCACCACCGCCGCGCCGACCCGGGTCTGGGTGGCCCAGCAGGGCACCGTCAGAGAAGCGCTGCTGGACGCGACGGAGCTGGGGGTACCCCGGTCCACCCTGGCCGATCTGCGGGGCGGGGACGCCGCGTACAACGCCGGGGTGGCCCGTCGGCTGCTGGCCGGCGAGACCGGCCCGGTCCGGGACGCGGTGCTGGTGAACGCCGCTACGGCGCTGGCCACCCAGGGCCCGCTCGACGGCGACCTGCACGAGGCGCTGCGGGCCGGCCTGACCCGGGCGGCCGAGTCGATCGACTCCGGAGCCGCGGCCGGCGTCCTGGACCGGTGGCTCGAGGTCGGCCGTTCCCTCTGA
- a CDS encoding response regulator — MSERLYTVLLYSDDPKVRDQMRLAVGTRPAPGIEIEFVEASDYAECVRLVDDYEIDLLLLDGEATPGGGIGIARQIKDDRDDAPPTCVVLARAADRWLAAYAEVDATLAHPLDPVTTGTTVAELLRRTHAVA, encoded by the coding sequence ATGAGTGAGCGTCTTTACACCGTCCTGCTCTACAGCGACGACCCGAAGGTCCGCGACCAGATGCGGCTCGCCGTCGGCACCCGCCCCGCGCCCGGGATCGAGATCGAGTTCGTCGAGGCCTCCGACTACGCCGAGTGCGTCCGGCTCGTCGACGACTACGAGATCGACCTGCTCCTGCTCGACGGCGAGGCGACCCCGGGCGGCGGCATCGGCATCGCCCGCCAGATCAAGGACGACCGGGACGACGCCCCGCCGACCTGCGTGGTGCTCGCCCGCGCCGCCGACCGCTGGCTGGCCGCGTACGCCGAGGTCGACGCCACGCTGGCCCACCCGCTCGACCCGGTGACCACCGGCACCACCGTCGCCGAGCTGCTGCGGCGTACGCACGCCGTGGCCTGA
- a CDS encoding cytochrome c oxidase assembly protein — translation MLHADPIFAATSGAPPSLAPAILAAGNEAVPPPFTVARILTETRLNSWLALGLLLAAGLYLYGVYRLRLRGDRWPAVRTVCFLVPGLGGIAAVTLSGLGAYDTTLLSVHMVQHMALSMVSPIFLALGAPVTLALRTLPVRPRKRLLAIVHSRIARIYSFPLVAFAIFVVNPFALYFTDLYHYTLQHEWAHELVHAHFIATGCVFFWPLLGLDPLPGRWPYPARALLMVLSVPFHTVLGLTIMQSTTLLGGDWYPSLGLSWSDPWNDQVVAGGVLWAGGEFVSVTMLAVLVVQWIKQSEREARRLDRELDRQEARERAAEAAG, via the coding sequence GTGCTGCACGCCGATCCGATCTTCGCCGCCACCTCGGGCGCTCCGCCATCCCTCGCTCCGGCGATCCTGGCGGCGGGGAACGAGGCCGTCCCGCCGCCGTTCACCGTCGCCCGGATCCTCACCGAGACCCGGCTGAACAGCTGGTTAGCCCTCGGGCTGCTCCTCGCCGCCGGCCTCTACCTGTACGGCGTGTACCGGCTGCGGCTGCGCGGCGACCGCTGGCCGGCGGTCCGCACGGTGTGCTTCCTCGTACCCGGCCTGGGCGGCATCGCGGCGGTCACGCTCAGCGGGCTGGGCGCGTACGACACCACCCTGCTGTCGGTGCACATGGTGCAGCACATGGCGCTGTCCATGGTCTCGCCGATCTTCCTGGCGCTCGGTGCCCCGGTGACGCTCGCCCTGCGTACGCTCCCGGTGCGGCCCCGCAAGCGGCTGCTGGCGATCGTGCACAGCCGGATCGCCCGGATCTACAGCTTCCCGCTGGTCGCGTTCGCCATCTTCGTGGTGAACCCGTTCGCGCTCTACTTCACCGACCTCTACCACTACACCCTGCAGCACGAGTGGGCGCACGAGCTGGTGCACGCCCACTTCATCGCCACCGGCTGCGTCTTCTTCTGGCCGCTGCTCGGCCTGGACCCGCTGCCCGGCCGCTGGCCGTACCCGGCCCGGGCGCTGCTGATGGTGCTCTCCGTGCCGTTCCACACCGTGCTCGGGCTCACGATCATGCAGAGCACCACCCTGCTCGGCGGCGACTGGTACCCGTCGCTGGGGCTGAGCTGGTCGGACCCGTGGAACGACCAGGTGGTGGCCGGCGGCGTGCTCTGGGCCGGCGGCGAGTTCGTCAGCGTCACCATGTTGGCCGTGCTGGTCGTCCAGTGGATCAAACAGTCCGAACGCGAGGCCCGCCGGCTGGACCGCGAGCTGGACCGCCAGGAGGCCCGCGAGCGGGCCGCCGAGGCCGCCGGCTGA